The Garra rufa chromosome 18, GarRuf1.0, whole genome shotgun sequence genome window below encodes:
- the LOC141291626 gene encoding uncharacterized protein encodes MSNINGTDRPISIEHMTYDQFRLYARESINSGGVRWPNIIPQPPAEDVIIDLASAESHDDSPAEDLIIDLASEESNDEAPVIIRALTHEEACELWEGPSIAQERPTISDIGQNSARGPLWKKKAVAVIKPTINTEIHDSSDAVVPDTPPASNLSSYDGDIEDEIISDGSAEPVISVGNEGPENEIFRDDRPDSTDNAANWTESQMRDWETASWEHEPDNSQRRDGRQTPFAFQEPDDPVEGTEEELPEVRQNAANETPSYELFQRFSREFFNRQETFFNEVHDHIEARFYQLRGHLDQRLRDLETQQRHMQADVVANLHLIIDNLYEQHRERRLIVWFLCCLNEEQHSN; translated from the exons GCACTGACAGACCGATTTCTATTGAACATATGACATATGATCAATTTAGATTATACG CAAGAGAATCTATCAATAGCGGGGGCGTTAGATGGCCAAACA TTATACCTCAACCCCCGGCTGAAGACGTAATCATCGATCTCGCAAGCGCGGAATCTCACGACGACTCACCAGCTGAAGACTTAATCATCGATCTCGCAAGTGAGGAGTCTAACGACGAGGCACCAGTTATAATCAGAGCTCTTACACACGAGGAAGCGTGTGAGCTGTGGGAGGGTCCTAGCATCGCTCAGGAGAGGCCTACCATTTCAGACATTGGACAGAACAGTGCACGAGGTCCATTGTGGAAGAAAAAGGCCGTAGCAGTCATTAAACCCACAATTAACACCGAGATTCATG ATAGTAGCGATGCGGTAGTGCCTG ATACACCGCCTGCATCCAACCTATCCTCATATGACGGCGACATTGAGGATGAAATAATATCGG atggGTCAGCAGAACCAGTTATATCTGTTGGTAACGAAGGCCCTGAGAACGAAATATTTCGAG ACGATCGGCCTGATAGTACGGATAATGCTGCAAACTGGACAGAGAGTCAAATGAGAGACTGGGAAACTGCATCCTGGGAGCACGAACCAGATAATTCTCAGCGGAGGGACGGTAGACAAACGCCGTTCGCTTTTCAAGAACCGGACGATCCAGTCGAAGGAACGGAAGAAGAATTGCCAGAGGTTCGTCAAAATGCTGCGAATGAAACTCCGAGCTACGAACTGTTTCAGAGGTTCTCTCGTGAATTTTTTAACAGGCAAGAGACCTTCTTTAATGAGGTTCACGACCACATTGAGGCAAGGTTTTATCAGCTAAGAGGTCATTTAGATCAGCGTTTGCGAGATTTAGAGACGCAACAGCGTCACATGCAAGCGGATGTGGTTGCAAATCTTCATCTTATTATAGATAATCTGTACGAACAACACAGGGAACGCAGATTGATTGTATGGTTTCTTTGCTGTTTAAATGAGGAGCAACATTCAAATTGA